One part of the Vicia villosa cultivar HV-30 ecotype Madison, WI linkage group LG6, Vvil1.0, whole genome shotgun sequence genome encodes these proteins:
- the LOC131610717 gene encoding uncharacterized protein LOC131610717 → MNPEISNSYANFAKQLKSYSWLLHKVSGDGDNKVAYGLGSGFAVRIDEDTRTKNQLQPNDLIILTCDHVLPADDEIVRVRNFNHKTSFNARILRRNRSWDIALLVLQNAADKFASAEFVEDGNILLSQPLFHVGNPGRFLWSFFIGCAGNKCTNDAVAPSRRSRKKCFFHKPDLNETASHLKLGDFVNKKFFARPNLIGENIKEKMKNLNPSVPVIQCCGMGTAEGCSGGPVFNNEGKIVGMMGFNLVEFDIVSHVSMLKAYVYDPLC, encoded by the coding sequence ATGAATCCAGAAATTTCCAATTCCTATGCTAATTTTGCTAAGCAGCTTAAAAGCTATTCTTGGCTTCTTCACAAAGTTTCTGGTGATGGTGATAATAAAGTGGCATACGGATTAGGTTCAGGATTTGCTGTGAGGATTGATGAGGACACACGTACTAAGAACCAGCTTCAGCCAAATGACTTGATCATCTTGACATGTGACCATGTGTTACCGGCTGATGATGAAATAGTCAGAGTCCGCAACTTTAACCACAAAACTAGTTTCAACGCAAGGATACTGCGTAGGAATCGTTCCTGGGACATAGCTTTATTGGTGCTACAAAATGCAGCAGATAAGTTTGCTAGTGCTGAATTTGTTGAAGACGGAAACATATTACTTTCTCAGCCATTATTCCATGTCGGTAACCCAGGAAGGTTTTTATGGTCGTTCTTCATTGGATGTGCTGGGAATAAGTGCACGAATGATGCTGTTGCTCCTTCTCGTCgtagtagaaaaaaatgttttttccaCAAACCTGACTTGAATGAAACGGCAAGTCATCTAAAATTAGGAGACTTTGTTAATAAGAAGTTTTTTGCAAGACCAAATTTGATTGGAGAAAATATTAAGGAGAAAATGAAAAACTTAAACCCGAGTGTTCCTGTGATACAGTGTTGCGGCATGGGTACTGCCGAGGGATGTTCTGGAGGGCCTGTTTTCAACAATGAAGGGAAGATTGTTGGAATGATGGGTTTCAATTTGGTTGAGTTTGATATTGTTAGCCATGTAAGCATGTTGAAGGCATACGTCTATGACCCTTTATGTTAA